A single region of the Tachyglossus aculeatus isolate mTacAcu1 chromosome X1, mTacAcu1.pri, whole genome shotgun sequence genome encodes:
- the PLPP2 gene encoding phospholipid phosphatase 2: protein MERKKVFVLLDVLCVVVASLPFVILTLVNSPYKRGFYCSDDSINYPYKPDTITHGLMAGVTITVTVLIITAGEAFLVYRERLYSRSEFNNYLAALYKVVGTFLFGAAVSQSLTDLAKYMIGRLRPNFLAVCDPDWSKVNCSIYIQLDAVCRGNPRNVTESRLSFYSGHSSFGMYCMVFLALYVQARLCSKWARLLRPTIQFFLFAFAVFVGYTRVADYKHHWSDVLVGLLQGALIAVLIVRYVSDFFKARPPLQSANEDLERKPSLALTLNETDRNHFNYRGTS from the exons ATGGAGCGGAAGAAAGTGTTCGTGTTGCTCGATGTGCTGTGTGTAGTGGTCG cctcCTTACCCTTCGTCATCCTGACCCTGGTGAACTCCCCCTACAAACGTGGCTTCTACTGCAGCGATGACTCCATCAACTATCCCTATAAGCCGGATACCATCACCCACGGGCTCATGGCTGGGGTCaccatcactgtcactgtcctcatT ATCACGGCCGGAGAGGCCTTCTTGGTCTACAGAGAGCGACTCTATTCCCGCTCCGAGTTCAACAACTACCTGGCCGCGCTCTACAAGGTGGTGGGCACCTTCCTGTTTGGGGCAGCCGTGAGCCAGTCGCTGACAGACCTGGCCAAGTACATGATTGGCCGCCTGAGGCCCAACTTCCTGGCTGTCTGTGACCCCGACTGGAGCAAGGTGAACTGCTCCATCTACATTCAGCTGGATGCCGTGTGCCGGGGGAATCCCAGGAACGTCACAGAATCCAG GTTATCCTTCTATTCTGGCCACTCTTCCTTCGGCATGTACTGCATGGTGTTCCTAGCG TTGTATGTCCAGGCCCGGCTGTGCAGTAAGTGGGCCCGGTTGCTGCGGCCCACGATCCAGTTCTTCCTGTTCGCCTTTGCTGTCTTCGTGGGCTACACGCGTGTGGCTGATTACAAGCACCACTGGAGCGATGTGCTGGTGGGCTTGCTGCAAGGGGCCCTCATCGCTGTCCTCATT gTCCGCTACGTCTCTGACTTCTTCAAGGCCCGGCCCCCTCTACAGAGTGCCAACGAGGACCTGGAGCGGAAACCCAGCCTTGCGCTGACCCTGAATGAGACAGATCGCAATCACTTCAACTACCGAGGGACCTCCTGA